A window from Leptospira meyeri encodes these proteins:
- a CDS encoding glutathione peroxidase encodes MKQGGSMQRKVLFAIFLFIGFHIYAGGKKMSFHDLKSVSIQGKDVSLSDYKGHPVLVVNVASKCGYTPQYEGLEKIHQSYKDKGLKVIGFPSNDFGGQEPGTESQIAEFCKLNFGVSFDLMKKTKVLGNDKDPIYQFLTENAKEKGDVKWNFEKFLIDKNGNVAGRFPSGTKPDSAELKQAIENLL; translated from the coding sequence ATGAAACAGGGGGGTTCCATGCAAAGAAAAGTTTTGTTTGCCATTTTTCTCTTTATCGGTTTCCATATCTATGCTGGAGGAAAAAAGATGTCATTCCACGATTTAAAATCTGTATCCATCCAAGGAAAGGATGTTTCCCTTTCTGACTACAAAGGACATCCTGTCTTAGTAGTCAACGTTGCGTCTAAATGTGGTTATACGCCACAATATGAAGGTCTTGAAAAAATTCACCAATCTTATAAAGACAAAGGGTTAAAAGTCATAGGGTTTCCTTCGAATGATTTTGGTGGCCAAGAACCTGGAACCGAATCCCAAATTGCCGAGTTTTGTAAGTTAAACTTTGGGGTTAGTTTTGATCTGATGAAAAAAACAAAAGTGTTGGGAAATGATAAAGATCCCATTTATCAATTTTTAACAGAGAATGCAAAAGAAAAAGGGGATGTGAAGTGGAACTTCGAAAAATTCCTTATCGATAAAAATGGGAATGTTGCTGGGCGATTTCCATCGGGAACCAAACCGGATTCTGCGGAGTTAAAACAAGCCATTGAAAACCTTCTTTAA
- a CDS encoding helix-turn-helix transcriptional regulator produces MDTRKVRILFLAFYVLSLIVWIAEEIFTLTNPPEYFDRFRIVIATVESFIAISSFLVVFILYKELKAEADENIHAKSQINDLKRTNRILKNPEMGFWAEAKAQMVEWKLSDAETEIAILLLRGFSQKQIAAVRKKSLRTIENQTASIYEKSSMRGKLEFISYFLTPLLPEEE; encoded by the coding sequence ATGGACACTCGTAAGGTAAGAATTCTTTTTTTAGCTTTTTATGTTCTATCGTTGATCGTTTGGATTGCTGAAGAAATTTTCACCTTAACAAACCCACCGGAATACTTTGATCGTTTTCGGATCGTCATTGCAACAGTGGAATCCTTTATTGCAATTTCATCCTTCCTTGTAGTCTTTATTCTTTACAAAGAATTAAAAGCAGAAGCGGATGAAAACATACACGCCAAGTCTCAAATCAATGACCTCAAACGTACCAATCGCATCCTCAAAAATCCAGAGATGGGTTTTTGGGCAGAGGCCAAAGCCCAGATGGTAGAATGGAAATTGTCAGATGCGGAAACTGAAATCGCAATCCTTCTACTTCGTGGATTTTCTCAAAAACAAATTGCCGCTGTTCGAAAAAAAAGCCTTCGCACTATCGAAAACCAGACAGCATCCATCTATGAAAAATCTTCAATGCGGGGTAAATTGGAATTTATTTCTTATTTTCTGACTCCCCTGTTGCCGGAGGAAGAATAA
- a CDS encoding adenylate/guanylate cyclase domain-containing protein: MKKRFILIFLFCMFFGFSTCAEVNRNKPIAKEGKMDLSSWDFSKDGNITLDGEWEFYWKQTNQGIQFDAELGREPKYIYQTVPSNWKGVDWFGETLGGFGYATYKLKVFFPENTPTLAFHNLDLSSAYRLYINGKLVVEQGSFGINPNYFEPSYKSVLLDLEPLSGETEIVYEISNFHYSKGGFWESMEIGERRMLYDKVNKSYQITSFLAGSIFLWALYHLGLFVMRRQDKASLFISLFSLLIVMRLLTIGERNILNIFPNMPMDFLIRLEFATIYIATIVFAYFYRLVFPNTVGKKTMWVLNVLITPFLVSLFLPVATFSAQIHYFQIFLILVCVRITIAIIMAYRSDTVGAGLSLIGFSFVFGTVVHDILYQNNVINTMNITPFGFLGFILFQGYILSYGFTRAYLSIEKLKEKLEVSNKELNILKEGLEDIVVERTHELENSKANIERLNEFAKTLNTSLELDSILTKAFDYLNEEVFCDSMILLLVDAENSKLTYHKSVFSSNSGRLLESKLNGMSFALDPSAGIFYHVYKRNRPFRFAKVWESRLTESNQQFLQMVGKHPGMIIPLSSQGKVIAMLALFSEQKGRNFSRSQLQLVENTAENIATAVTNSILVEEMNREKFIAENSRMQMENAKNEVVKLNEFTKKINSESSLSQIIEEMFNYILKTFEIEATLLQLIDSKKNELYTYNTTIPTYATKEQLLFAKSIRVPLNEKGGIIYKTYLRKKALFVPKPPKRYESELDEQIFSQLSLTSFVAVPLVVQNEVIGMAYFTSFQKPLEVTREVLRRISGFCDQIAGAIQNSLLLQITEEERKKSEQAKAEIQKMNEFAKNVNSQNNLENILAEIFGFIRKNYKIEHCVLYFLDKEYNEFRYLNHSGFDLLVDENINYFKSLRFPLREESGFIYKCYKRKRHFYMKHVPKSLPFAIDKQITERSGMNGFLISPLVNNDEVVAMAVYGISDENIQLNKDEVNSIVGVSEHIASAINNHFLLKKIEEEKQRSDSLLLNILPKNVAEELQKKGRVNPVEFENVTLLLTSFPGFSQITGQLTPEELIEGLDLYFSRFDEIIKAQGMEKLRMTGDMYLAAGGLPVGNFTHAVDACLAALQIKDEVMRMIEDFKDIPFRPNGITIAIHSGPVVAGVIGKSKFNYDVWGKTVTQTQAIRRGGVGVPINISQETMDKVKRLFHIGNQRQINTYEGDQVPIYELLSLKPDLSDDAGSTPNEKFGRLYTQQKRGAKILIK; encoded by the coding sequence ATGAAGAAAAGATTCATTTTAATATTCCTCTTTTGTATGTTCTTTGGATTCTCCACCTGTGCGGAAGTCAATCGCAACAAACCAATTGCAAAGGAAGGAAAGATGGATTTGTCCTCATGGGACTTTTCGAAAGATGGAAACATAACTCTCGATGGAGAATGGGAATTTTATTGGAAACAAACGAACCAAGGCATTCAGTTTGATGCTGAATTGGGAAGAGAACCTAAGTACATATACCAAACAGTGCCTTCCAATTGGAAAGGTGTAGATTGGTTTGGTGAAACTCTTGGTGGTTTTGGTTATGCGACATATAAATTAAAAGTTTTTTTCCCAGAAAACACACCCACCCTAGCCTTTCACAACTTAGATCTCTCCTCTGCTTATCGATTGTACATTAACGGCAAACTGGTGGTCGAACAAGGAAGTTTTGGCATCAACCCCAACTACTTTGAACCTTCCTATAAATCGGTTCTTTTGGATTTAGAACCCTTGTCAGGCGAAACTGAAATCGTATATGAAATTTCCAATTTCCATTATTCTAAAGGTGGATTTTGGGAAAGTATGGAAATTGGCGAAAGACGGATGTTATATGACAAAGTCAACAAAAGTTACCAGATTACCTCCTTTCTTGCTGGTAGTATTTTCCTTTGGGCTTTGTACCACTTGGGACTTTTTGTCATGCGTAGACAAGACAAAGCAAGCCTATTCATTTCGTTATTCAGTTTGCTCATTGTTATGCGACTATTAACAATTGGCGAAAGAAATATATTAAATATTTTCCCAAACATGCCAATGGATTTTCTTATCCGATTGGAGTTTGCAACCATTTACATTGCGACCATTGTTTTTGCTTATTTTTACCGTTTGGTATTTCCCAATACTGTGGGAAAAAAAACTATGTGGGTTTTGAATGTTCTCATCACACCATTTCTTGTATCCTTATTTTTACCGGTGGCAACCTTCAGTGCCCAAATCCATTATTTCCAAATTTTTTTGATTTTAGTCTGCGTTCGAATTACCATTGCCATCATCATGGCGTACCGATCGGACACTGTAGGTGCCGGCCTTTCTCTAATCGGTTTTAGTTTTGTATTTGGAACTGTGGTCCATGACATTCTTTACCAAAACAATGTCATCAATACAATGAATATAACACCTTTTGGGTTTTTAGGATTTATTTTATTCCAAGGGTATATTCTTTCTTATGGATTTACGAGGGCATATCTTTCTATCGAAAAACTAAAAGAAAAATTAGAGGTATCCAACAAAGAGCTCAATATCTTAAAAGAAGGACTAGAAGATATTGTTGTAGAAAGAACACATGAATTAGAAAATTCGAAGGCAAATATTGAAAGGCTAAACGAATTTGCAAAAACCTTAAACACCTCTCTTGAACTAGATAGTATTCTTACAAAAGCTTTCGATTATTTAAATGAAGAAGTATTTTGTGATTCCATGATTTTACTACTTGTGGATGCAGAAAACTCAAAACTCACTTATCATAAATCTGTTTTTTCCTCTAACTCCGGTCGACTGCTTGAATCAAAGTTAAACGGAATGAGTTTTGCCTTGGATCCTAGCGCAGGAATTTTTTATCACGTTTACAAAAGAAATCGTCCGTTCAGATTTGCAAAAGTCTGGGAATCACGTCTTACTGAATCCAATCAGCAATTCCTCCAAATGGTGGGAAAACACCCAGGAATGATCATCCCACTCAGTTCACAAGGAAAAGTCATCGCCATGTTGGCCCTCTTTAGTGAACAAAAAGGCAGAAATTTTTCTAGATCTCAACTCCAGTTAGTCGAAAACACGGCAGAAAATATTGCTACTGCCGTTACCAATTCCATCCTCGTTGAAGAAATGAATCGAGAAAAATTCATTGCCGAAAACTCACGAATGCAAATGGAAAATGCAAAAAATGAGGTAGTTAAGTTAAACGAATTTACTAAAAAGATCAACTCCGAATCCAGTCTTTCACAAATTATAGAAGAGATGTTTAACTACATTCTAAAAACTTTTGAAATTGAAGCAACACTCCTCCAACTCATTGATTCTAAAAAAAATGAACTTTATACTTATAACACAACAATTCCTACTTATGCAACCAAAGAGCAGTTGTTATTTGCAAAATCAATTAGGGTTCCATTAAACGAAAAAGGTGGGATCATTTATAAAACTTATCTTAGAAAAAAAGCTTTATTTGTTCCCAAACCCCCGAAACGATACGAATCCGAATTGGATGAACAGATTTTTTCACAACTAAGTCTTACTTCTTTCGTAGCAGTTCCACTTGTGGTTCAAAACGAAGTAATCGGTATGGCTTATTTCACCTCTTTCCAAAAACCGTTGGAAGTTACAAGAGAAGTCCTTCGTCGAATTTCAGGATTTTGTGATCAAATTGCGGGTGCCATTCAAAACTCTTTATTGTTACAAATTACAGAAGAAGAACGCAAAAAATCAGAACAAGCTAAGGCCGAAATTCAAAAAATGAATGAGTTTGCAAAAAACGTAAACTCACAAAACAATTTAGAAAACATCCTCGCAGAAATTTTTGGATTCATTCGAAAAAATTATAAGATCGAGCACTGTGTTCTTTATTTTTTAGACAAAGAATACAACGAATTTCGTTATTTAAATCACTCGGGATTTGATCTATTAGTGGATGAAAATATAAACTATTTCAAATCTCTTCGGTTCCCTCTCCGAGAAGAAAGCGGATTCATTTACAAATGTTATAAACGCAAACGCCATTTTTATATGAAACATGTCCCCAAGTCGCTTCCGTTTGCCATTGACAAACAAATTACAGAAAGATCGGGAATGAATGGGTTTTTAATCTCTCCTCTTGTTAACAATGATGAAGTAGTTGCGATGGCTGTTTATGGAATTAGCGATGAAAATATTCAGTTGAATAAAGATGAAGTAAATTCCATTGTAGGTGTTTCGGAACACATTGCCAGTGCCATCAACAATCACTTTTTATTGAAAAAAATTGAAGAAGAAAAACAAAGATCTGATTCTCTTTTATTAAACATCCTTCCTAAAAACGTAGCAGAGGAATTACAAAAAAAAGGCAGGGTCAACCCTGTTGAATTTGAAAACGTAACCTTACTTTTGACTAGTTTTCCCGGATTTTCGCAAATCACAGGGCAACTCACTCCAGAAGAACTCATCGAAGGATTGGATTTATATTTTTCTCGTTTTGATGAAATCATCAAAGCACAAGGGATGGAAAAACTGAGGATGACTGGAGATATGTATTTGGCAGCAGGAGGTCTTCCCGTTGGAAACTTCACTCATGCTGTAGATGCTTGTCTTGCCGCCTTACAAATCAAAGATGAAGTGATGCGAATGATCGAGGATTTTAAAGACATTCCATTTCGTCCGAATGGAATTACCATTGCAATCCATTCAGGTCCCGTAGTTGCGGGAGTCATCGGAAAATCAAAGTTCAATTATGATGTTTGGGGAAAAACGGTGACACAAACCCAGGCAATTCGAAGAGGAGGTGTTGGGGTTCCAATCAATATCTCTCAAGAAACTATGGATAAAGTAAAACGACTCTTCCATATTGGGAACCAAAGACAAATCAATACATATGAAGGTGATCAAGTTCCCATTTATGAATTGTTATCTTTAAAACCTGATTTATCTGATGATGCGGGATCAACGCCAAATGAAAAATTTGGAAGATTATATACGCAACAAAAACGGGGAGCAAAGATTCTAATCAAATGA
- a CDS encoding SPL family radical SAM protein, translating into MFKAFSHIYIEDGIREHWRTKEILKRFPSAIPISIRHYKDSFNRNSQNFRIQKETPKLILAEKKEHFLYPGSDFSPNFSHPHFYYNTIALNCIYDCEYCYLQGMFPSANLVLFVNWEDFFDATKEFIEKNQSLYLALSYDTDLLALESFFPATKAWLEFAATEPRLSLEIRTKSTNYTQIAKFTPNPNVILAWTISPQAVIETIEHGTPPLPARIKVINQAIQDGWKVRICIDPILRVPNWQTHYQSLADTLGKELKIDGLVDISIGGFRMNIDFLKRMMDVRKDSSILFHAFEKKDKIVSYSNSETEEILEFMSAALRQYVSPSEIKVSYT; encoded by the coding sequence ATGTTTAAGGCATTCTCTCATATATATATTGAAGATGGGATTCGAGAACATTGGAGAACCAAAGAAATATTAAAACGTTTTCCAAGTGCTATCCCCATTTCCATCAGACATTACAAAGATAGTTTTAATCGAAATTCCCAAAACTTTCGGATTCAAAAAGAAACACCTAAGTTGATTTTAGCTGAAAAAAAAGAACATTTTCTTTATCCAGGAAGTGATTTTTCACCTAACTTCTCTCATCCGCATTTTTATTATAATACGATTGCTCTCAACTGTATTTACGACTGCGAATATTGTTACCTACAGGGGATGTTTCCTTCCGCCAATCTCGTGTTATTTGTCAATTGGGAAGATTTTTTTGATGCTACAAAAGAATTTATAGAAAAAAACCAATCTCTCTATTTGGCTTTGTCTTACGATACTGATCTGTTGGCCTTGGAGTCATTTTTCCCAGCCACCAAAGCCTGGTTAGAATTTGCTGCGACCGAACCAAGATTAAGTTTAGAAATTCGCACAAAGTCAACCAACTACACTCAAATTGCCAAATTCACTCCCAATCCAAATGTGATTCTAGCTTGGACCATCAGTCCGCAAGCGGTCATTGAAACGATAGAACATGGTACTCCACCACTCCCTGCAAGAATCAAGGTGATCAACCAAGCAATCCAAGACGGTTGGAAAGTTCGAATTTGTATCGATCCGATCCTAAGGGTTCCAAATTGGCAAACCCATTACCAATCGTTAGCCGATACATTAGGGAAAGAACTAAAGATAGATGGCCTTGTTGACATTAGTATTGGTGGATTTAGAATGAATATTGATTTTCTAAAGCGAATGATGGATGTAAGAAAGGACTCTTCCATTTTATTTCATGCTTTTGAAAAAAAAGATAAAATTGTTTCCTATTCAAATTCAGAAACGGAAGAAATTTTAGAATTTATGTCAGCAGCACTTCGCCAATATGTTTCTCCTTCAGAAATAAAAGTAAGTTATACCTGA
- a CDS encoding adenylate/guanylate cyclase domain-containing protein: MIYALVAIAILFVGILYGMFSLYKQKEDKENTIILYQAEVKLLKEDLEKKEKELINTKSISEEFSDKLVDSYTQLSDLDGLLREINSASDLKDILKILGRYIREKFKVPHYLLYVYKEELETLEFFHSNFPEELTDKVKEEIMERKIPVSDSYVTMYAHAYVRKRKRSFYIQDFESYKTEGVELANKQSANLKSLLIVPLYLRNKFIGTLDLLDYSGNFGLTDQQLNQIKIIADYIAGTIETGYLLNELKEGNITIQREKENIESNRLKLENLHRFNRRINSFSQIEDIVREVFSYLKINHRVELGFILLVDPKTNSLVPLMEGAEVFNKGLLVTNFLRTFRPTLSPNIGSLFRTYQKQKPVYLKKSIKWKQLTNIDTSIVDSFKLELFGQIPLVVQGQTIGIICVTRLTREQDWTKDEFAEIISFCEQVAGAIHNANLRRDLEKEREKTLHFIRNILPGDLADELIERGEVVPMEYESVSILFTDFKNFTLAAESLSPEDLIEQLDGCFSQFDDIAVRHNFEKLKTIGDSYMAAGGIPQGNFTHPVDACLFAMEIKSFMTQIKSFKQMLGQDFWEIRIGIHTGPVVAGVVGKTKFAYDVWGDTVNIASRMESSGDAGEINLSETTYDKVKRFFECEYRGKVKAKNKGELGMYFLKRLRPEFSRDLEGMVPNQIFLDLYKNLQIGAKIIYRQTGS; this comes from the coding sequence ATGATCTATGCCCTTGTTGCCATCGCAATTCTTTTTGTAGGTATTCTTTACGGAATGTTTTCATTATACAAACAAAAAGAAGACAAAGAAAATACAATCATCCTCTACCAAGCTGAGGTTAAATTACTAAAAGAAGATTTAGAAAAAAAAGAAAAAGAACTCATCAACACAAAATCAATCTCAGAAGAATTCTCAGACAAACTCGTTGACTCATACACTCAGTTATCTGACTTAGATGGACTCTTAAGAGAAATCAATTCTGCCTCGGATCTAAAAGATATTCTCAAAATTTTAGGTCGTTACATTCGAGAAAAATTCAAAGTCCCTCACTATTTATTATATGTATACAAAGAAGAATTAGAAACCCTCGAGTTTTTCCATAGCAATTTTCCAGAAGAACTCACTGACAAAGTAAAAGAAGAAATTATGGAAAGAAAAATTCCAGTTTCTGACTCATATGTTACTATGTACGCACATGCTTACGTTCGAAAACGCAAACGAAGTTTCTATATTCAAGATTTTGAATCTTACAAAACAGAAGGAGTCGAACTTGCAAATAAACAGTCCGCAAACCTCAAATCACTTCTCATCGTACCACTATATTTACGAAACAAATTCATCGGAACACTTGATTTATTAGATTATTCAGGGAATTTTGGACTAACCGATCAACAACTAAACCAAATCAAAATCATCGCTGATTACATTGCAGGTACAATTGAAACGGGTTATCTACTCAATGAACTCAAAGAAGGTAACATCACCATTCAAAGAGAAAAGGAAAACATTGAATCCAACCGACTAAAATTAGAAAACTTACATCGATTCAACCGAAGGATCAATTCGTTTTCACAAATTGAAGACATTGTTAGAGAAGTTTTTTCGTATCTTAAAATCAACCATCGAGTAGAGTTAGGTTTTATTTTACTCGTTGATCCAAAAACAAATTCACTTGTTCCCCTTATGGAAGGTGCGGAAGTTTTTAACAAAGGACTTCTTGTTACCAATTTTCTTAGAACATTTCGACCAACTCTTTCACCAAACATAGGTTCTCTTTTTAGAACTTATCAAAAACAAAAACCCGTTTACTTAAAAAAATCCATAAAGTGGAAACAACTTACAAACATAGACACATCCATTGTGGATAGTTTTAAACTGGAACTGTTTGGGCAGATCCCACTAGTAGTCCAAGGTCAAACTATTGGGATCATTTGTGTCACTCGTCTCACAAGAGAACAAGACTGGACCAAAGATGAATTTGCAGAAATTATTTCTTTCTGTGAACAGGTTGCTGGAGCAATTCACAATGCAAATCTTAGGCGCGATTTAGAAAAAGAACGTGAAAAAACACTTCATTTCATTCGAAATATTTTGCCGGGAGATTTAGCGGATGAATTGATTGAACGGGGCGAAGTGGTTCCGATGGAATATGAATCGGTAAGTATTCTTTTTACGGATTTTAAAAATTTTACATTAGCTGCTGAATCACTTTCTCCGGAAGATCTAATTGAACAATTGGATGGCTGTTTTTCTCAGTTTGATGATATTGCGGTCCGTCATAATTTTGAAAAACTAAAAACCATTGGTGACTCTTATATGGCTGCCGGTGGAATCCCACAGGGTAATTTCACTCATCCCGTGGATGCTTGCCTTTTTGCAATGGAAATCAAATCCTTTATGACACAAATCAAATCATTCAAACAGATGTTAGGTCAGGACTTTTGGGAAATTAGAATTGGAATCCATACTGGTCCTGTGGTAGCTGGTGTTGTGGGAAAAACCAAATTTGCTTACGATGTTTGGGGGGATACAGTGAACATTGCAAGTCGTATGGAAAGCTCTGGTGATGCAGGTGAAATTAACCTTTCAGAAACCACATACGATAAAGTGAAACGTTTCTTTGAATGCGAATATAGAGGAAAGGTAAAAGCCAAAAACAAAGGTGAACTCGGAATGTATTTTTTAAAACGACTTCGTCCAGAATTTTCGAGAGATCTGGAAGGGATGGTCCCGAACCAAATCTTTTTGGATTTATATAAAAATTTGCAAATCGGTGCCAAAATCATCTACAGACAGACTGGCTCCTAA
- a CDS encoding peptidoglycan DD-metalloendopeptidase family protein yields MKNQKILIISIFLLFSSLPILSQTSLEERDKQRQSGLVSANQKKQEEILQKYNDFVSRVQNKFPGLKIANSPVDLKQAEGISEHNAAPGAKEKKSKSLSAIAGDNFFLQLEPSNSPSTRSTTKVKKGESVEVVMVLKQDVTAKTEKPHWVLVRTKSKQEGYITQDLLSPTKPAVKSRNTDGLSLDLSSLSGRVAETPNTNYSNSKKGKDMWVEASSLNMRGEPDVNAYVVARLPKGQKVKIETSSSSEETIDGITSQWHQVSSAYGTGWVFGGYLSASEVVSYDVQPGEISYPQENPDELKNGEKRFVRSTSLRMRDEPNDYGSVVTSIPGDEKIKIIDTKKEIETIGGVRSRWIYISWNDEWEGWVFGGFVSKERGPLVDSDDISKYFQIPVDNDRYVSSNFGTRVDPVTGKVGAFHSGIDLPASIGTPIKAVSDGKVWRTITTSGGYGMLTILSHKNNIFTYYAHQNERQVKEGDSVRSGDIIGQVGNTGKSTGPHLHFEVRKGPDQQALDPDAYLPK; encoded by the coding sequence ATGAAAAATCAGAAAATCCTTATCATCTCTATTTTTCTTTTGTTTTCTTCCTTACCTATTTTGTCTCAAACCTCACTTGAGGAGAGGGACAAACAAAGGCAATCAGGTCTTGTTTCTGCAAACCAAAAGAAACAAGAGGAGATTTTGCAAAAATACAATGACTTCGTTAGCCGTGTTCAGAACAAATTTCCCGGACTCAAAATCGCAAATTCTCCCGTCGACTTAAAACAAGCAGAAGGAATTTCTGAACACAATGCAGCACCAGGTGCTAAAGAAAAAAAATCAAAATCACTTTCTGCTATTGCTGGTGATAACTTTTTTTTACAACTAGAACCTTCCAATAGTCCATCCACACGATCGACCACAAAGGTGAAAAAAGGAGAATCTGTCGAAGTGGTAATGGTCTTAAAACAAGATGTAACTGCCAAAACAGAAAAACCACACTGGGTACTTGTAAGAACAAAATCAAAACAAGAAGGTTATATTACACAAGACTTACTTTCTCCAACCAAACCAGCGGTTAAATCAAGAAATACAGATGGATTGTCTTTAGATTTATCTTCTCTTTCCGGAAGAGTTGCAGAAACACCTAACACAAACTATTCGAATTCAAAAAAAGGAAAAGATATGTGGGTGGAAGCAAGTTCCCTTAATATGAGGGGAGAACCAGATGTAAATGCTTACGTTGTCGCACGATTACCTAAAGGTCAAAAAGTCAAAATTGAAACTTCCAGTAGTTCCGAAGAAACGATTGATGGCATTACTTCGCAGTGGCACCAGGTATCTTCCGCTTATGGCACAGGTTGGGTGTTTGGTGGGTATTTAAGTGCATCTGAAGTTGTCTCTTACGATGTACAACCGGGCGAAATCTCTTACCCACAAGAAAATCCAGATGAATTAAAAAATGGTGAAAAACGATTTGTTCGTTCCACTAGTCTAAGAATGCGAGATGAACCAAATGATTACGGTTCGGTTGTCACATCAATCCCTGGGGATGAAAAAATTAAAATCATCGATACAAAAAAAGAAATAGAAACCATTGGTGGAGTTAGATCCAGATGGATTTATATATCTTGGAATGATGAATGGGAAGGTTGGGTATTTGGAGGATTTGTTTCTAAGGAACGTGGACCTCTTGTCGACAGCGATGATATATCTAAATACTTTCAAATTCCTGTGGACAATGATCGCTATGTGTCTTCCAATTTTGGAACCAGAGTTGATCCTGTAACCGGAAAGGTTGGTGCTTTCCATTCAGGGATTGATTTACCTGCCTCCATTGGTACGCCGATAAAAGCAGTCAGCGATGGCAAAGTTTGGAGAACGATTACAACTAGCGGTGGTTATGGGATGCTGACTATCCTTAGTCATAAAAACAATATTTTCACCTACTATGCCCACCAAAATGAACGGCAAGTAAAAGAAGGTGACAGTGTCCGATCTGGGGATATCATTGGTCAGGTAGGAAACACTGGTAAATCAACCGGCCCACATTTACATTTTGAAGTTAGGAAAGGACCTGACCAACAAGCTTTGGATCCAGATGCTTATTTACCCAAATGA